Proteins encoded in a region of the Pigmentiphaga litoralis genome:
- a CDS encoding ATP-binding protein, protein MTMKALRSRQLVVLLIVQAGFWVVWMSLLTWTETRDVTGRLDSALSQSARQALMSIPKHLADLSSTETFIAPPPSPVELKRVNFQMWDLRTGRLLMRTPSSPREPFVPGFVEGFNDSTAAGGPWRAYAVSDVEGRVQIQMARAEEQIKADIVSSVLKGLGGAMVMFVCLASMMWVTVVCSFRPMQRAGEALRHRDRLDFTPLALREFPLEVHPFVNAVNDLQLRQSEALVRERQFLSDAAHELRTPLAALTTQAQQALRATDAAHRDEALVQVLAGTRRATRLAEQLLDQAQLDAHDCMLTDRVDLASLVSLEVREFDARAHAKGQHIRLEIEPTVVLANVDAVGVLIRNLIDNALRHAPAGARVEIVCHPGGEGDAVLTVRDDGPGIPDADCERVFERFYRVSGSKESGSGIGLSLVARIARMHGARLTCGKGIDGKGWCVSVAFPAVGEPFVAGALS, encoded by the coding sequence ATGACGATGAAAGCGCTGCGCAGCCGGCAGCTGGTGGTCCTGCTGATCGTCCAGGCGGGCTTCTGGGTGGTCTGGATGAGCCTGCTCACGTGGACCGAAACGCGGGATGTGACCGGCCGTCTCGATAGCGCGCTCAGCCAAAGCGCGCGTCAGGCCCTGATGTCGATCCCCAAACATCTTGCGGACTTGTCGTCGACCGAAACCTTCATTGCGCCGCCCCCCTCGCCGGTCGAGCTCAAGCGCGTCAACTTCCAGATGTGGGACCTGCGCACCGGCCGGCTGTTGATGCGCACGCCGAGTTCGCCCAGGGAGCCTTTTGTTCCCGGCTTCGTTGAGGGGTTCAACGACAGCACCGCGGCGGGCGGACCCTGGCGCGCCTACGCCGTGTCCGATGTGGAAGGGCGGGTGCAGATCCAGATGGCGCGCGCCGAAGAACAGATCAAGGCCGATATCGTGTCGTCGGTGTTGAAGGGCCTGGGCGGCGCAATGGTGATGTTCGTGTGTCTGGCGTCGATGATGTGGGTGACGGTGGTGTGCTCGTTCCGGCCCATGCAGCGAGCGGGCGAAGCGCTTCGGCATCGTGACCGCCTTGACTTCACGCCCCTGGCGCTGCGGGAATTTCCGCTGGAGGTGCACCCCTTCGTCAACGCGGTGAATGACTTGCAGCTTCGCCAGTCCGAAGCCCTGGTGCGCGAACGCCAGTTCCTGTCGGACGCCGCGCACGAACTGCGCACGCCCCTGGCCGCGTTGACGACGCAGGCCCAGCAGGCACTGCGCGCGACCGACGCCGCGCACCGGGACGAAGCGCTGGTGCAGGTGCTGGCAGGCACCCGGCGCGCGACGCGTCTGGCCGAACAATTGCTGGACCAGGCGCAGCTGGATGCGCACGACTGCATGCTGACAGATCGCGTCGATCTGGCGTCCTTGGTATCGCTGGAAGTGCGGGAGTTTGATGCGCGTGCGCATGCCAAGGGACAGCACATCCGGCTTGAGATCGAACCGACCGTGGTGCTGGCCAACGTGGACGCCGTGGGCGTGCTGATCCGCAACCTGATCGACAACGCGCTGCGCCACGCGCCGGCCGGCGCACGGGTCGAGATCGTCTGCCATCCGGGCGGCGAGGGCGACGCGGTGCTGACGGTACGCGATGATGGTCCGGGCATTCCCGACGCAGATTGCGAGCGGGTGTTCGAACGCTTCTATCGGGTATCGGGGTCGAAGGAAAGTGGCAGCGGCATCGGTCTTTCCCTGGTTGCGCGGATCGCACGCATGCATGGCGCGCGCCTGACCTGCGGCAAGGGGATCGACGGCAAGGGGTGGTGCGTGTCGGTGGCCTTTCCTGCGGTCGGCGAACCTTTCGTGGCCGGCGCTCTTTCTTAA
- a CDS encoding amidohydrolase family protein, translated as MTQSARPLLFDSHAHLVADDQKAYPRNPMIRPASAPPRLPGVIGTPGGHHGPNPINEVPDALRMLEWMKEENVDGAVAVQKRMIYRFDNSYILDSSDKYPDIFSAVVILDAEDEGTPDLVRRYITDHGLTGVRLFGGRKEDGSMPWLNSPQALKTWEVAEAFGLVMDLEVLAHGGGGPSAPAIIELGRRFPNVRIVLDHLLEPESDHGDNYGLDENFELLVPEKNISFKFTSINLDILRETDIPAEKVLRLAVDMFGADRIMWGSDIGTSSGTYKDMVQRMLDASVLLNEDEKRAVLHDTGKAVFVKGGSRTR; from the coding sequence ATGACCCAATCCGCCCGTCCCTTGTTGTTCGATTCGCATGCTCATCTGGTCGCTGACGACCAGAAGGCCTACCCGCGCAACCCGATGATCCGTCCCGCCAGCGCGCCGCCACGGCTGCCCGGCGTCATTGGCACGCCAGGTGGCCACCACGGCCCGAATCCGATCAACGAAGTGCCCGACGCGCTGCGGATGCTGGAGTGGATGAAGGAAGAAAACGTGGACGGCGCCGTGGCCGTGCAAAAACGCATGATTTACCGCTTCGATAACAGCTACATCCTGGATTCATCGGATAAATACCCCGACATCTTCTCGGCGGTCGTGATCCTGGACGCCGAAGACGAAGGCACGCCCGACCTGGTGCGCCGCTACATTACCGACCACGGCCTGACGGGCGTGCGCCTGTTCGGAGGCCGCAAGGAAGACGGCAGCATGCCGTGGCTCAATTCGCCGCAGGCCCTGAAAACGTGGGAAGTGGCCGAAGCGTTCGGCCTGGTCATGGACCTGGAAGTGCTGGCGCATGGTGGCGGCGGACCGTCGGCGCCGGCCATCATCGAGCTGGGCCGCCGCTTTCCGAACGTGCGTATCGTGCTGGATCACCTGCTGGAACCTGAATCGGATCACGGCGACAACTACGGCCTGGACGAAAACTTCGAGCTGCTGGTGCCCGAAAAGAATATCTCGTTCAAGTTCACGTCGATCAACCTGGACATCCTTCGCGAAACCGACATTCCGGCTGAAAAGGTCCTGCGCCTGGCCGTCGACATGTTCGGCGCGGACCGCATCATGTGGGGGTCCGACATCGGCACGTCGTCGGGCACCTACAAGGACATGGTCCAGCGCATGCTGGACGCGTCGGTGCTGCTCAATGAAGACGAAAAGCGCGCCGTGCTGCACGACACTGGCAAGGCCGTGTTTGTCAAGGGCGGATCCCGCACGCGCTGA
- a CDS encoding response regulator transcription factor: MQILLIEDDAMLGQALVSALSQLPDAVVTWQRDAFSGKLALLDQAYSVVLLDLGLPDQSGLSVLSALRARHDTTPVMIITAQARLSDRIRGLDTGADDYIIKPFELDELLARMRALIRRSTQAVSAVMRRFDVEVNPGQRAVSKAGVPVALSVHEYRTLTALMQSQGKPLSRDYLESMIYGERSSVESNTVAVYIHQLRRKLGDELIETVHGVGYRIGEPGA, from the coding sequence ATGCAGATACTGCTCATAGAAGACGACGCCATGCTGGGCCAGGCGCTCGTGAGCGCGTTGTCCCAACTGCCCGATGCGGTCGTCACCTGGCAGCGCGACGCCTTCAGCGGCAAGCTGGCGCTGCTCGATCAGGCCTACAGCGTCGTGCTGCTGGATCTGGGTCTGCCTGACCAATCCGGATTGAGCGTGCTCAGCGCGCTGCGCGCGCGGCATGACACCACGCCGGTCATGATCATCACGGCCCAGGCCCGCCTCAGCGACCGCATCCGCGGCCTGGATACGGGCGCCGACGACTACATCATCAAACCTTTCGAACTGGACGAGTTGCTGGCCCGCATGCGCGCGCTGATCCGCCGCAGCACGCAGGCCGTGTCGGCTGTGATGCGCCGCTTTGACGTCGAGGTCAACCCTGGCCAGCGTGCCGTGTCCAAAGCGGGCGTGCCGGTCGCGCTCAGCGTGCACGAATACCGCACCTTGACCGCCTTGATGCAAAGCCAGGGCAAGCCGCTGTCGCGCGACTATCTGGAATCGATGATCTACGGCGAGCGCAGCTCGGTCGAAAGCAATACCGTGGCCGTCTACATCCACCAGTTGCGTCGCAAGCTGGGCGACGAACTGATCGAGACCGTGCATGGCGTGGGCTACCGCATTGGCGAGCCCGGCGCATGA